In Streptomyces puniciscabiei, a single genomic region encodes these proteins:
- the hisF gene encoding imidazole glycerol phosphate synthase subunit HisF, with translation MTLAVRVIPCLDVDNGRVVKGVNFQNLRDAGDPVEMAKVYDAEGADELTFLDITASSGNRETTYDVVRRTAEQVFIPLTVGGGVRTAEDVDRLLRAGADKVGVNTAAIARPDLIREIAERFGRQVLVLSVDARRTEAGSFEVTTHGGRKGTGIDAVEWAHRAAELGAGEILLNSMDADGTKDGYDLEMIAAVRKHVTVPVIASGGAGKLADFPPAIEAGADAVLAASVFHFGDLRIGEVKETLRAAGHPVR, from the coding sequence ATGACCCTGGCGGTCCGAGTCATCCCCTGCCTGGACGTGGACAACGGCCGGGTCGTCAAGGGCGTCAACTTCCAGAACCTGCGCGACGCGGGCGACCCCGTCGAGATGGCCAAGGTGTACGACGCCGAGGGCGCCGACGAGCTGACGTTCCTGGACATCACCGCGTCCTCGGGCAACCGGGAGACGACGTACGACGTGGTGCGGCGCACCGCTGAGCAGGTGTTCATCCCGCTGACGGTCGGCGGCGGTGTCCGTACGGCCGAGGACGTGGACAGGCTGCTGCGGGCGGGCGCCGACAAGGTGGGCGTGAACACCGCCGCGATCGCCCGCCCCGACCTGATCCGCGAGATCGCCGAGCGCTTCGGCCGGCAGGTGCTGGTGCTGTCGGTGGACGCCCGCCGCACCGAGGCGGGCTCCTTCGAGGTGACGACGCACGGCGGCCGCAAGGGCACCGGCATCGACGCGGTGGAGTGGGCCCACCGGGCGGCGGAACTGGGCGCCGGCGAGATCCTGCTGAACTCCATGGACGCCGACGGCACCAAGGACGGCTACGACCTGGAGATGATCGCGGCGGTCCGCAAGCACGTGACCGTCCCGGTGATCGCCTCGGGCGGCGCCGGCAAGCTGGCCGACTTCCCGCCCGCCATTGAGGCGGGCGCCGACGCCGTGCTGGCCGCGTCGGTGTTCCACTTCGGGGATCTGCGGATCGGCGAGGTGAAGGAGACGCTGCGGGCGGCGGGGCATCCCGTGCGCTGA
- a CDS encoding ArsR/SmtB family transcription factor has translation MASKENRRITDVGTLKALAHPLRANLYRLLCMERVATASQLAERVDEAVSLVSYHLRKLADHGLIEEAEPQTTDGRERWWQPASDGVSIRDEDFRGEPGKAAAHLAATRLFHDQRADQYRRYLDERPTWGPEWNTASLDTESWMRLTPAELTELKDELDALLRRFDARGRAAEAAGETGGREHVALYLYGFPFRG, from the coding sequence ATGGCGAGCAAGGAGAACCGCCGCATCACGGACGTGGGCACGCTCAAGGCCCTCGCGCATCCACTGCGGGCCAACCTGTACCGGCTGCTGTGCATGGAGCGGGTGGCCACCGCCTCCCAGCTGGCCGAACGCGTGGACGAGGCGGTGTCCCTGGTCAGCTATCACCTGCGCAAGCTCGCCGACCACGGGCTGATCGAGGAGGCCGAGCCGCAGACGACGGACGGGCGGGAGCGCTGGTGGCAGCCCGCGTCGGACGGGGTGAGCATCCGGGACGAGGACTTCCGGGGCGAGCCGGGAAAGGCGGCCGCACACCTCGCGGCCACGCGTCTCTTCCACGACCAGCGGGCCGACCAGTACCGCCGCTACCTGGACGAACGCCCCACCTGGGGGCCCGAGTGGAACACCGCGTCGCTGGACACCGAATCCTGGATGCGGCTGACCCCGGCGGAACTCACCGAGCTGAAGGACGAGTTGGACGCCCTTCTGCGCAGGTTCGACGCGCGGGGCCGGGCCGCCGAGGCCGCGGGCGAGACCGGGGGACGCGAGCATGTCGCGCTCTACCTGTACGGCTTCCCCTTCCGCGGCTGA